A single region of the Lotus japonicus ecotype B-129 chromosome 4, LjGifu_v1.2 genome encodes:
- the LOC130711604 gene encoding pentatricopeptide repeat-containing protein At2g15690, mitochondrial-like, with protein sequence MSILHPRRITMLPFWLKSRPTSIFSTQSLSTTSNGYARFPSNPNQWNQPPPPHTPPQNPNFQQPHQWNQQPHTPQNPNFQQPHQWNQQPHTPQNPNFQQPHQWNQQHPQPHTPQNPNFQQPHQWNQQHPPPHTPQNPNFRPPNQWNQQPHTPQNPNFQPPNSHWNPRTPAPQNQFQNVQAPVRVQAPPPSIIDLCREGKLKEAIELLDNEVKADAACFDHLFDLCAQTKSLEDAKKVHDYFLQSTCRGDFNLINKVIHMYANCKSMIDARRVFDHMSSKNVESWHLMLRGYANSTMGDDALQLFEQMNELGLEITSETLLAVLSACGSAEAVEDAFLHFDSMKSKYGIEPGVEHYMGLLDVLGQSGYLKEAEEFIEKLPFEPTVTVWETLKNYARIHGDIDLEDHVEELMVNLDPSKAVANKIPTPPPKKYNHISMLDGRNRIIEYKNPSLYKDDEKLKALIGMKDAGYVPDTRYVLHDIDQEAKEQALLYHSERLAIAYGLISTPPRTPLRIIKNLRVCGDCHNAIKIMSRIVGRELIVRDNKRFHHFKDGKCSCGDYW encoded by the coding sequence ATGTCGATTCTGCATCCTCGAAGAATCACCATGCTCCCTTTCTGGCTCAAGTCCAGACCTACTTCCATCTTCTCCACCCAATCCCTCAGTACCACCTCCAATGGCTATGCCAGATTCCCTTCCAATCCCAATCAATGGaatcaaccaccaccaccacacacTCCTCCTCAAAACCCCAATTTCCAGCAACCCCATCAATGGAATCAACAACCACACACTCCTCAAAACCCCAATTTTCAGCAACCCCATCAATGGAATCAACAACCACACACTCCTCAAAACCCCAATTTTCAGCAACCCCATCAATGGAATCAACAGCATCCACAACCACACACTCCTCAAAACCCTAACTTCCAGCAACCCCATCAATGGAATCAGCAACATCCACCACCACACACTCCTCAAAACCCCAATTTCCGGCCACCCAATCAATGGAATCAACAACCACACACTCCTCAAAACCCCAATTTTCAGCCACCCAATAGCCACTGGAACCCTAGGACTCCAGCCCCACAAAACCAATTTCAGAACGTGCAAGCTCCGGTTCGAGTGCAAGCTCCACCACCTTCTATCATTGATTTGTGCAGGGAGGGGAAGCTGAAAGAGGCGATTGAATTGCTGGACAATGAGGTCAAGGCTGATGCTGCTTGCTTTGATCATCTCTTTGACTTGTGTGCTCAAACGAAATCGCTCGAGGATGCGAAGAAGGTCCATGACTACTTCTTACAATCTACCTGCAGGGGAGATTTCAATTTGATCAATAAGGTCATTCATATGTACGCGAATTGTAAGAGTATGATTGATGCACGCAGGGTGTTTGATCATATGTCTAGCAAGAATGTGGAGTCTTGGCACTTGATGCTTCGCGGCTATGCGAATAGTACTATGGGAGATGATGCCTTGCAGCTGTTTGAGCAGATGAATGAGCTGGGTTTAGAGATCACGTCTGAGACTTTGCTTGCAGTGTTATCGGCTTGTGGTAGTGCTGAGGCTGTGGAGGATGCTTTCCTTCATTTTGACTCCATGAAAAGCAAGTATGGGATTGAACCAGGGGTGGAGCACTACATGGGGCTTTTGGATGTTCTTGGACAATCTGGATATCTCAAGGAAGCTGAGGAGTTCATTGAGAAGTTGCCATTTGAGCCCACTGTGACTGTGTGGGAGACACTGAAGAACTATGCTCGCATTCATGGAGATATTGATCTTGAAGACCATGTGGAAGAGTTGATGGTTAATCTTGACCCATCAAAGGCTGTTGCCAATAAGATCCCTACCCCGCCTCCGAAAAAGTACAATCATATTAGCATGCTTGATGGCAGGAACAGAATCATTGAGTATAAGAATCCTAGTCTCTACAAGGATGATGAAAAGTTGAAGGCTTTGATTGGGATGAAGGATGCAGGGTATGTTCCTGATACGAGATATGTTCTTCATGACATTGATCAGGAAGCAAAGGAGCAGGCTTTGCTCTACCACAGTGAACGTCTAGCTATTGCCTATGGCCTCATTAGTACTCCACCAAGAACACCTCTTAGAATCATTAAGAACCTTCGTGTCTGTGGTGACTGTCACAATGCCATTAAGATCATGTCCAGGATTGTAGGGAGGGAATTGATTGTCAGAGATAACAAGAGGTTTCATCATTTCAAGGATGGAAAATGCTCTTGTGGGGATTACTGGTGA
- the LOC130714269 gene encoding glycine cleavage system H protein 2, mitochondrial has translation MACRQLWASRAASYLRISVFNRAFSSVVKDLKYADSHEWVKVDGNSATVGITDHAQDHLGDVVYVELPEVGTEVTQGGGFGAVESVKATSDINSPVSGKVVEVNEELNSSPAKVNSSPYEDGWIIKVELSDSSELSNLMDSEQYSKFCEEEDSKH, from the exons ATGGCTTGCAGACAATTGTGGGCTTCAAGAGCTGCGTCGTACCTGAGGATCTCTGTCTTCAACAGAGCCTTCTCCAGTG TTGTTAAAGATTTGAAGTATGCCGATTCTCATGAGTGGGTGAAAGTTGATGGAAATTCTGCAACTGTTGGCATAACTGATCATGCCCAAGATCATTTGGGTGATGTTGTGTATGTTGAATTGCCAGAAGTGGGGACAGAAGTAACACAAGGAGGTGGTTTTGGCGCAGTTGAAAGTGTGAAGGCAACTAGCGATATCAACTCTCCTGTTTCAGGAAAAGTGGTTGAAGTTAATGAGGAGCTTAACAGCTCTCCCGCTAAG GTCAACTCAAGCCCTTATGAAGATGGATGGATAATTAAAGTAGAATTGAGTGACAGCAGTGAACTAAGCAACTTGATGGATTCAGAACAATACTCCAAATTCTGTGAAGAAGAAGATTCCAAGCATTGA